One Vicia villosa cultivar HV-30 ecotype Madison, WI linkage group LG5, Vvil1.0, whole genome shotgun sequence genomic window, GATTATTGACTTTTTATacacatttttaaataaaaaactcttCTTAAATAAAAACTACTTGTTTTGCTCTTTGTATAAATACAGGAAAATTATACAAATTTTCCTCACAGTATGAGAGTACATCTAATTCTCTTacaacaaaattttaatattgttaGTGTTAGAAAACcaaatggaatcgaggctagaatcgtgtacgaAACACTTtctttatagtatttcaagcactctcaaattGTCTTAGAGTTTCTATGCATGAATATTCAGGATAATTCAGCTTTTTCGAGTCTGCgcaagaccgacgaaaactcgaatgtagcgaagagtgtctggaatttaTTCTAGAGGATTTTCGATTTTTTGTGATGTGAATTCTGAATCCGGAATTATACTTTTATAGGTCATgctgatattgtttcacaaggtagcgacccttggtgaaacaatttcttttctaagagttatgacttttggcCCACAGCATGGTTCACCAACGGTTGCATGGTTTTATTCTGCAGCATTTCATGAAGAGTTGCCACTCtccgaattcaaaattcaaatcatagcatattttccttgtcattttggaacacactcatattattaattattattaataatttgcaaCAGTTAGATCTCCTTAAATAAGACTCTAACTAAGTTATCAAGAAAAATACTCTTAAAACTTATTCTACAAAAAAAAGCAAATAATTCTCCCTTTTCGTGTAATCTTATCTCCAACAATTCTGAAAGATAAGACAATACACCTAATATCAAACACCTTTGATAGATTAGAATTCCTACACAACacttgatgaataatgatgtagAGTGATTATCACTTTTATAATCTTAAGTGATATAGCAAAGTAAATGATCTTCCCTTCCAATAGCAATAATTCACAATCACTAAAGTGTTAGATTACTCAAGAATTTTCTACTTTAAGAGATATGAAAGTATGCAAAAAAATcttgaatgaaatttgaatttgaaatgtgaattttgaaaatctaagtgTTTGATTGGAAGCAATAATTTGTGAAGACTtgacttgaatttcaagaatatGACAAAATTgatcttttctttctcttaatcACAATCCAAACATATATTCTTAAGCGCTCAAAATAATATGAATGAAACTCTTTTCAATGAAATAAAAGTAATgcataaaatttcatttttgatggAAATATGAACACTTGAAAAAGTTGTTTGAATTATGTAAAAATGATGTATAAAAGAGGTGATATGAAAACTAATGTTTTTTTGTCTTAAATACATAATAAGAAACCTCTATGAATTAATGCAAAAGTTTGACATATTTTCATGAAGGTTTGCAATAGTTTAAAATGACAATGGTTCATGAAAAGACACAATTTTAAATTCTGAACAAGACTTCTTAAGTTGGTTAGAGGTAACCTAATTTAACAAGTTCGCaatgtttttcaaatttcaaactgtATCAGAGTTTGTTAAATCGGTTAATCAGAACTGACCTAAAAGGTGCAAACTAACCTGACTTAAGAAGTTCTGGcagttttttaaaaattaacttttttatgCTTTTGCTTCAAAGATTTTATGCATGATAACTTAGAAACTTtagatatgaaaataaaatattttgagcaTTTAAAGTGTATACGTAGTGAATTACATTTGATTACCTTACTATTATTTGCCCTTGATTGATAAGATTCTGCACAGATTAAAACACTGGACAGTTAAGTTGCTGAGTTACTCTGGTAGAGTCATGCTTGTTAAGAGTGTGATCCTTGCAATCACCCAATATTGGATGCAATGCCTGCCCCTTCCTAAATCTGTGATTGCTAAAATTGATTCCCTATGTAGGACTTTTGTGTGTACTGGTAAGGTAGATGCTAGTAGGAAAAGCCCAGTAGCTTGGAATATAGTTTGCAGGCCCAAAAGTCAGGGAGGGCAGGGTATAATCAATCTTGCTACTTGGAATGTGATCACTATGATGAAGTGCCTTTGGAATCTTTGCAAGAAATCAGATAACTTATGGGTGAAGTGGGTTCATATGTATTATCTGAAAGGGAATGATATTATGACTGTGCAAGTTTCCACAAGCTGTTCTTGGATTTTCAAAAGGATTATGGAGATGAGAGGGACTGTTCAGCAAATGCAGGTGGAGTGGAATCGTTTGCTTGCCTCTAACAGATTTAATATGTCTATGCTTTACAATTTTTTAAATGACAGGATTAAAAAAGTGGACTGGAGATATCTGTTTTATAAGAATAAAGCGAGACCTCGTGCTCAATTCATTGCGTGGCTTATTTGTCATGGAAAGCAAGCTACCAAGGATAGATTGGTGAGGTTCAATTTGATAACAGATGCCAATTGTGATCTGTGCAGGAACTGTGAGGAGAGTTGGGATCACCTCTTCTTCGAATGCCCCTCCAATTATGATATCTGGAATCAAGTTCTGCAGTGGCTGAGTTTT contains:
- the LOC131605628 gene encoding uncharacterized protein LOC131605628: MLVKSVILAITQYWMQCLPLPKSVIAKIDSLCRTFVCTGKVDASRKSPVAWNIVCRPKSQGGQGIINLATWNVITMMKCLWNLCKKSDNLWVKWVHMYYLKGNDIMTVQVSTSCSWIFKRIMEMRGTVQQMQVEWNRLLASNRFNMSMLYNFLNDRIKKVDWRYLFYKNKARPRAQFIAWLICHGKQATKDRLVRFNLITDANCDLCRNCEESWDHLFFECPSNYDIWNQVLQWLSFAHRPLSWHDELQWIKQETSRKGSKAQLLKMAFAETLYVLWNRRNNIIFNHSNSIDHVNIIIDAIVYKSWAYRKLRDYMAQLLL